The following coding sequences lie in one Rutidosis leptorrhynchoides isolate AG116_Rl617_1_P2 chromosome 6, CSIRO_AGI_Rlap_v1, whole genome shotgun sequence genomic window:
- the LOC139855177 gene encoding mechanosensitive ion channel protein 8-like — translation MENLYSSLNKSPQSEATGYKLNGEDTNYNAVSIANNEAELTGYKLNSINPNPNKVWRDTSYDFSNDIDKFEFGTSDTTSSQQLPALSKIAENSNNYALNEFRVSFHDEVIEPQPVRQRSNCSGRTAGGDDEVVVCSANASFKAKSTLLRMKTNSRLTDPPESDQFSGRVSKSGVIGKFGSEIDEEDPFLDDDLPDEYKQLRYSKWTLCQLFSLIFIIAALICTLTIPFLKHKQLFDLLLWKWGVMILVVICGRLVSGWGIKIIVILIERSFVLRKKVLYFVYGLRKAVQNCVWLTLILIAWQCIFDRKVEKMAHGKEVLPYVTKIWICLLVGTIVWLLKTLLVKVLASSFHVSTFFDRIQESLFNQYVIESLSGPPLIEIQQEREEEDRVIEEVTKLQSAGATLPPDLKANIFKKSGRLIGTTRTNTPMAGKSGILSEVNTPKKVDEGITIDDLHRLNRKNISAWNMKRLIKIVRTGVLSTLDEQLAAGATGDEDESAVQITNEKHAKVAAKRIFCNVAKQGSKHMYLEDLMRFLREDEASKAIRLFDGETETKGISKSALKNWVVNVFRERRALALSLNDTKTGVNNLHQMLNIVVGILIIVIWLLILKVATTQFFILISSQMLLVVFVFGNTCKTTFEAIIFVFVMHPFDVGDRCEIDNVQMVVEEMNILTTVFLRHDNQKITYPNSVLATKPIGNYYRSPDMGDAIDFCINVSTPVEKVALMKERIKSYIDNKSEHWYPEPLIVLRDVVDLNQLKISIWPSHRINFQDMGERWKRRELLVKEMIKTFRDLDIEYRMLPVDINVRNMPTLVSNRLPSIWTACTN, via the exons ATGGAAAATTTATACAGTTCTCTCAATAAATCACCACAATCTGAAGCAACAGGTTATAAGTTAAACGGGGAAGATACAAACTATAATGCTGTAAGTATTGCTAATAATGAAGCTGAACTAACAGGTTATAAGTTAAATTCTATAAACCCTAATCCTAACAAGGTGTGGAGAGATACAAGTTATGATTTTAGTAACGATATTGATAAATTTGAGTTTGGTACGTCTGATACGACATCGTCTCAGCAGTTGCCGGCGTTATCTAAAATAGCTGAAAATTCGAATAACTACGCGTTGAATGAATTCAGAGTTTCGTTTCATGATGAGGTGATTGAGCCGCAACCGGTTCGGCAGCGGTCTAATTGTAGTGGTCGAACCGCTGGTGGCGATGATGAGGTGGTGGTTTGTTCGGCTAATGCTTCATTTAAAGCGAAATCAACTTTGTTGCGGATGAAAACGAATTCTAGGTTAACTGATCCGCCGGAGTCGGATCAGTTTTCTGGTAGAGTATCGAAATCGGGAGTTATAGGAAAATTCGGTAGTGAAATTGATGAGGAGGATCCATTTTTAGATGACGATTTACCAGATGAGTATAAGCAGTTGAGGTATAGTAAATGGACTTTATGTCAATTGTTTAGTTTGATATTTATTATTGCTGCTTTGATTTGTACTCTTACTATTCCATTTCTTAAGCATAAACAATTGTTTGATCTTCTATTGTGGAAATGGGGTGTTATGATATTAGTTGTAATATGTGGTAGATTGGTTTCGGGTTGGGGGATTAAGATTATAGTGATATTGATAGAGCGAAGTTTCGTATTGAGGAAAAAGGTTTTGTATTTTGTTTACGGTTTGCGAAAAGCTGTTCAGAATTGCGTTTGGTTGACGTTGATTTTGATTGCTTGGCAATGTATATTCGATCGAAAAGTTGAGAAAATGGCACATGGGAAAGAAGTATTGCCTTATGTGAccaagatatggatttgtcttttAGTCGGTACGATTGTTTGGTTATTGAAAACATTGTTGGTTAAAGTTCTTGCTTCGTCCTTTCATGTGAGCACGTTTTTTGACCGGATTCAAGAATCGTTATTTAATCAGTATGTAATCGAGAGCTTATCTGGTCCACCGTTGATTGAAATTCAGCAAGAACGGGAAGAGGAGGATAGGGTGATAGAAGAAGTTACAAAGCTACAGAGCGCGGGGGCCACGTTGCCTCCCGATCTTAAGGCGAATATATTTAAGAAAAGTGGGAGGTTAATTGGAACTACGAGAACGAATACGCCAATGGCTGGTAAAAGTGGTATATTATCCGAAGTTAATACTCCAAAAAAAGTTGACGAAGGGATTACAATTGATGACTTGCATAGGTTGAACAGGAAGAATATATCCGCTTGGAATATGAAAAGGTTGATAAAAATTGTTCGTACTGGGGTATTGTCTACGTTAGATGAACAACTGGCGGCGGGTGCTACAGGGGATGAAGATGAATCTGCAGTACAGATCACCAACGAAAAGCATGCTAAGGTCGCAGCCAAGAGAATATTCTGCAATGTTGCTAAACAAGGCTCCAA ACACATGTATTTGGAAGACTTGATGCGCTTTTTGAGAGAGGATGAAGCTTCGAAGGCAATACGACTCTTTGATGGAGAAACTGAGACCAAAGGAATTAGCAAATCAGCTCTAAAAAACTGGGTG GTTAATGTTTTTCGAGAACGAAGAGCTCTCGCATTGTCTCTCAATGATACAAAAACAGGCGTAAACAATCTCCATCAAATGTTGAACATAGTTGTTGGGATATTGATTATTGTGATCTGGCTTCTTATACTCAAAGTTGCAACTACACAATTCTTCATACTTATAAGTTCACAAATGCTTTTAGTCGTATTCGTGTTTGGTAATACATGCAAGACAACATTTGAGGCCATTATTTTCGTGTTCGTAATGCATCCGTTCGATGTAGGCGATCGTTGTGAAATTGACAATGTCCAG ATGGTGGTGGAGGAGATGAATATATTAACTACTGTTTTCTTGAGGCACGATAACCAGAAAATTACTTACCCCAACAGTGTATTGGCTACAAAACCAATAGGCAATTATTATCGGAGTCCAGATATGGGAGATGCTATTGATTTTTGTATAAATGTTTCAACTCCTGTAGAAAAGGTTGCCTTGATGAAGGAGAGAATAAAAAG CTACATCGATAACAAGAGTGAGCATTGGTACCCTGAACCTTTGATTGTGTTGAGGGACGTGGTGGACTTGAATCAGCTAAAGATATCAATTTGGCCTTCACATCGTATAAATTTCCAAGACATGGGTGAAAGATGGAAAAGAAGAGAACTTTTAGTCAAGGAAATGATTAAAACATTCAGAGATCTCGATATTGAGTATCGAATGCTGCCTGTAGACATTAATGTCCGTAATATGCCTACGTTGGTCTCAAATCGGCTTCCCTCAATTTGGACCGCCTGCACAAATTGA